The Drosophila innubila isolate TH190305 chromosome 3R unlocalized genomic scaffold, UK_Dinn_1.0 2_E_3R, whole genome shotgun sequence genome has a segment encoding these proteins:
- the LOC117789659 gene encoding uncharacterized protein LOC117789659: protein MHTFSEILDTMNSISVRYEQMKKYEVNQDKLENNTLVQFAEWTVNPSTHSVPHLMDRLHTMLFINGRGKFNASTSDNVLRLLAQNYEESKGICQSQQSTQQFLYSLYTDIALTELKGYTMIEFSWPILRNYGQANYSQEAEILRWDYGNRTERAINSLRKAMESSSRIVWRCDPDEHIPKVTYDEVTRLLQGFLANEVELNRDWSCTSTCSDYNYARSESFNYPHQLQQPECTGIVRNCQFVDSDMTVCQSPSGSSRRYDYIQYDNGRVLGQSKKCERGTTNKVESWHRWIVQKCSYCFCLCDEQGPKSDRYFNLREAIADVEGNKVVTGLRFVKKNRVFHLQIQQGKLMPRGVIDDKTLEWKPVDEYQITDANIVNGVDYHTMNYSSRSMDLDNIMNPNDNSSVVTGLRFRVLGSHLNLMAQISKFDFATGKLLQPKWHLIDDNNRQKLNLDSLDMSTRTNIKSLPLSKHNQYLDFVNSGMDKDAAQTTIPFIDVQDVVSNPPAPLAGIGLYYKSSPGFGGFVAPKTIIYDFAPHVQVSANKS from the coding sequence ATGCATACATTTAGCGAGATATTAGACACAATGAATAGTATTTCAGTACGGTATGAGCAAATGAAGAAATATGAAGTCAACCAGGATAAGCTCGAGAATAACACACTCGTACAGTTTGCCGAATGGACAGTTAACCCAAGTACTCATTCTGTACCTCATTTAATGGATCGCTTGCATACGATGCTGTTTATCAATGGAAGAGGCAAGTTTAATGCATCGACATCGGACAATGTCCTTCGGTTATTGGCACAAAACTATGAAGAGTCTAAGGGAATCTGTCAATCGCAGCAGTCGacacaacaatttttgtacTCACTGTATACGGATATTGCACTAACGGAACTGAAGGGGTATACTATGATCGAGTTCTCCTGGCCGATCCTTCGAAACTATGGCCAAGCAAATTATTCCCAAGAAGCGGAAATACTACGTTGGGATTATGGAAATCGTACCGAACGAGCTATTAATTCACTCAGGAAGGCGATGGAAAGTTCGAGTCGAATTGTCTGGCGTTGTGATCCCGATGAACATATCCCTAAGGTTACCTACGATGAGGTTACAAGATTGTTGCAAGGCTTTCTTGCCAACGAAGTGGAACTGAATAGGGATTGGTCTTGCACCTCAACCTGTTCTGATTATAATTATGCACGAAGCGAGAGTTTTAACTATCCCCACCAACTACAACAGCCCGAGTGTACGGGTATTGTGCGCAATTGCCAGTTTGTCGATTCCGATATGACGGTGTGTCAGTCTCCAAGTGGAAGCAGTCGTCGCTACGACTACATTCAATATGACAATGGACGAGTTCTGGGACAGAGCAAAAAATGTGAGCGAGGCACTACGAATAAAGTGGAAAGCTGGCACCGTTGGATTGTCCAGAAATGCAGCTACTGTTTCTGCCTCTGTGACGAGCAGGGTCCGAAATCTGATCGATACTTCAATCTACGAGAGGCCATTGCTGATGTCGAGGGGAATAAGGTGGTGACTGGACTGCGGTTTGTGAAGAAGAATCGTGTATTCCATTTACAAATACAACAGGGAAAACTTATGCCTCGCGGCGTCATCGATGATAAGACGCTCGAGTGGAAACCTGTTGATGAATACCAGATAACTGATGCAAATATAGTCAATGGAGTGGATTATCATACAATGAACTATTCGAGCCGTTCCATGGATCTGGATAATATTATGAACCCGAATGACAACAGTTCTGTGGTAACCGGATTACGTTTCCGTGTATTGGGCTCACATCTGAATCTCATGGcacaaatttctaaatttgatTTCGCAACTGGAAAGCTTCTTCAACCGAAGTGGCACTTAATTGACGACAATAATaggcaaaaattaaatcttgaTAGTCTGGACATGTCGACGCGTACAAATATAAAGTCTTTGCCACTGTCGAAGCATAACCAATATCTTGACTTTGTCAACTCTGGAATGGATAAGGATGCGGCACAAACTACCATACCATTTATTGATGTACAGGATGTTGTATCCAATCCCCCAGCACCGTTAGCTGGCATTGGCCTCTACTATAAGTCTAGTCCTGGCTTTGGCGGATTTGTTGCTCCCAAAACCATCATCTATGACTTCGCACCTCATGTTCAGGTATCCGCGAATAAATCCTAA
- the LOC117789658 gene encoding uncharacterized protein LOC117789658, with protein MKKLKLLVPLLVILISFGQCTSTVTLDIISKLHRIAQNVKTVADSIQLPEEGDTKVDMDKNKLGDLLKPFKEICIQIDETEAQYSKYAKIALGSLSKRVVKNTTPMFGVRLDEMRYISDVYERSICSEVLIVYLETDTLISAAEYATGSKTDSIPHTIYKFYEALVGKENASLSENIFSILAQNYEESNEMCRSKQSTQQFLYTLYAYIALTQLKAYTLMESGIVILRLVGKEKGPQYTKHTRWDYGNRTEIVYNALRKAMEGRNQIVWRCDPKEHIPKVTYEEVTRLLQGYIENEVDLSSDGSCTETCGYYQNARSEGCFESGSKFCGQQPKCSGNVYNCQSDDFDMTVCQAPSGSSRRYDYIQYDNGRVLGQSKKCERGTTNKVESWHRWIFQKCSYCFCLCDEHGPKSDRYFNLREAIADIEENKVVTGLRFVKKNRIFHLQIQQGKLMPRGVIDDKTLEWKPVDKYEIDGADIVNGVDYHTMNYSSRSIDLDNIMSSNDNSSVVTGIRFRVLGSHLNLMAQICKFDFETGKLLQPKANSVWQSNDDENREKLNLDNLDVPTRSFVKSLPRSKHNQYLDFVNSGIGQDVAQSTVPFIDIQDVVSNPPAPLVGIGIYYKSSPRYAGFVAPKIITYNFAPHVRVSANKS; from the exons ATGAAGAAGCTAAAGTTACTGGTGCCGTTACTGGTGATTTTGATCAGCTTTGGTCAATGCACATCAACGGTTACCTTGGATATAATATCTAAACTACATCGCATTGCCCAAAATGTAAAAACGGTCGCAGATAGTATACAATTACCGGAGGAGGGCGATACTAAAGTTGATATGGACAAGAATAAACTTGGCGACTTACTGAAACCTTTCAAGGagatctgcattcaaattgatgAGACGGAAGCGCAGTATTCAAAATACGCGAAAATAGCTCTTGGTTCTCTAAGTAAGCGTGTTGTCAAAAATACGACGCCAATGTTTGGGGTCCGTTTGGATGAAATGCGTTATATTTCAGATGTGTATGAGCGAAGTATTTGTTCAGAGGTGCTCATTGTCTATTTGGAGACTGACACACTCATAAGTGCTGCCGAATATGCAACTGGCTCGAAAACTGATTCAATTCCAcatacaatatacaaattttatgaaGCCCTGGTTGGTAAAGAAAACGCATCGTtatcagaaaatatttttagcattcTGGCGCAAAACTATGAGGAATCTAACGAAATGTGCAGATCAAAACAATCGacacaacaatttttgtacACACTGTATGCGTATATTGCACTCACCCAGCTGAAGGCCTACACTTTGATGGAGTCCGGGATTGTGATTCTTCGACTCGTTGGAAAAGAAAAGGGTCCCCAGTACACGAAGCATACTCGATGGGATTATGGAAATCGCACCGAAATTGTTTACAATGCACTCAGGAAGGCGATGGAAGGAAGAAATCAAATTGTGTGGCGTTGTGATCCCAAAGAACATATCCCTAAGGTAACCTACGAAGAGGTAACACGATTACTCCAAGGCTATATTGAGAACGAAGTGGATCTAAGCAGCGACGGGTCATGCACTGAGACCTGTGGCTATTATCAAAATGCACGTAGCGAGGGCTGCTTCGAGAGTGGTTCCAAGTTTTGTGGACAACAGCCCAAGTGCTCGGGTAATGTCTACAATTGTCAGTCTGACGATTTCGATATGACAGTGTGTCAGGCTCCAAGCGGAAGCAGTCGTCGCTACGACTACATTCAATATGACAATGGACGAGTTCTGGgacaaagcaaaaaatgtGAGCGAGGCACTACGAATAAAGTGGAAAGCTGGCATCGTTGGATTTTCCAGAAATGCAGCTACTGTTTCTGCCTCTGTGACGAGCATGGTCCGAAATCTGATCGATACTTCAATCTACGAGAGGCCATTGCTGATATCGAGGAGAATAAGGTGGTGACTGGACTGAGGTTTGTGAAGAAGAATCGTATATTCCATTTACAAATACAACAGGGAAAACTTATGCCTCGTGGCGTCATCGATGATAAGACGCTCGAGTGGAAACCCGTTGATAAATACGAGATCGATGGTGCAGATATAGTCAATGGAGTGGATTATCACACAATGAACTATTCGAGCCGTTCCATAGATCTGGATAATATTATGAGCTCGAATGACAACAGTTCTGTGGTAACCGGAATACGTTTCCGTGTATTGGGCTCACATCTGAATCTCATGGCACAAATTTGTAAGTTTGATTTCGAAACCGGAAAGCTTCTTCAACCGAAAGCCAACAGTGTATGGCAATCTAATGACGATGAAAATagggaaaaattaaatctagATAATCTGGATGTGCCGACACGTTCATTTGTCAAATCATTGCCACGATCGAAGCATAACCAATATCTTGACTTTGTCAATTCCGGAATTGGTCAGGATGTGGCACAATCAACGGTTCCATTTATCGATATACAGGATGTTGTATCCAATCCCCCAGCACCGTTAGTCGGCATTGGCATCTACTATAAATCCAGTCCAAGGTATGCCGGCTTTGTGGCTCCCAAAATCATCACCTATAACTTCGCACCTCACGTTCGG GTATCCGCGAATAAATCCTAA